One window of Magallana gigas chromosome 2, xbMagGiga1.1, whole genome shotgun sequence genomic DNA carries:
- the LOC105338463 gene encoding protein phosphatase 1 regulatory subunit 16A produces the protein MSRAQSRMSARTGGGSRAASAKSTKSARHHVVIHSTVLPMSKAYLGKEYEQRLANAAGEGDLIAVIKILKFNVSPDSRDENGQPALVKACMGGHAEVVSVLLEAKANPNIRGIYNATPLHAAVKGQNVNCVKHIILGGGQLIPQTTSGLTPQDMAKYGSEIWEIIGDARKGDMPEIEEISEVPEIPDYALPDGAAKKKKGKKGKKSGKKKGGKKGKKSGKKKKKKK, from the exons atgtctAGGGCACAATCGCGTATGTCAGCCCGAACGGGAGGAGGTTCAAGGGCAGCTTCGGCAAAAAGTACCAAGAGCGCAAGACATCATGTGGTCATTCACTCCACTGTTCTTCCCATGTCTAAAGCTTATCTTGGGAAGGAATATGAACAAAGACTAGCAAACGCCGCCGGTGAAGGAGACTTAATCGCTGTaatcaaaatcttaaaatttaatgttagtCCGGACTCCAGGGATGAAAACGGACAACCTGCGCTTGTTAAAGCTTGCATGG gAGGTCATGCAGAAGTTGTATCAGTTTTACTGGAAGCAAAGGCAAATCCCAACATCAGGGGTATCTATAATGCAACCCCTCTCCATGCTGCTGTCAAAG GTCAAAATGTGAATTGTGTGAAACATATTATATTGGGAGGAGGTCAGTTAATTCCGCAGACAACGTCAGGACTTACTCCACAAGACATGGCAAAATACGGGTCAGAAATCTGGGAAATAATCGGGGATGCCAGGAAAGGAGATATGCCAGAGATTGAGGAAATCAGCGAGGTGCCAGAAATACCCGACTATGCTCTCCCAGATGGAGCAGCCAAGAAAAAGAAAGGGAAGAAAGGGAAAAAAAGCGGAAAGAAAAAGGGTGGGAAGAAGGGAAAGAAAAGtggcaaaaagaaaaagaagaaaaagtgA